Below is a window of Labilibaculum sp. DW002 DNA.
CCTAGAAATAAAGCCAGGAGAAGTTCATGCTATCATGGGCCCTAATGGCGCAGGTAAAAGTACATTGGCTTCAGTTTTGGCAGGACGCGAACTTTTTGAAGTTACAGAAGGTGAAGTAGTTTTTGAACAAAAAGATCTTTTAGATCTGTCTCCAGAAGCTCGTGCAAAAGAAGGTATCTTCTTAGGCTTCCAGTATCCAATTGAGATTCCAGGTGTTTCAACTGTTAACTTTATGAAGACAGCTGTAAACGAGCATCGCAAGTATAAAGGATTAGAGCCCTTAAAAGCTGCTGATTTCTTAAAGTTGATGCGAGACAAAAAAAATCTGGTAGAGATCGATTCGAAGCTGACTAATCGTTCAGTAAACGAAGGTTTCTCTGGTGGAGAGAAAAAGAAAAATGAAATTTTCCAAATGGCTATGCTTGAACCTAAGTTAGCTGTATTGGATGAGACTGATTCAGGTTTGGATATTGATGCACTTCGTGTTGTCGCCAATGGGGTTAACAAATTGAAGAATGCAGAGAATTCAACTGTTGTGATTACTCACTATCAGCGTTTGCTTGATTATATTGTACCTGATGTAGTTCACGTTTTATTCGATGGACGTATCGTAAAAACTGCCGGTAAAGAGTTAGCGCTTGAATTGGAAGAAAAAGGATACGACTGGATTAAGGAAGAAAACGGAAAATAGTTGAACGCGATGAAGCAGTAGGTGAGATGTAATATCAACTTATTGTTTTGTGTCTAAATATTTAAACAAATGGCCGATATAAATACAATTAATAAGGATTTCGCAGATCTGTTCGAGCAAGGCAAAGAATTGCTTTCGAGTGGCTCTTCTGATCATATGAATGCAGCTCGTGAAAAAGCTTTCGTTCAATTTCAGGAATTAGGCGTACCTACTCTTGCCAACGAAAATTATAAGTACACAAATTTAGTTCCTGCATTTGATCATCCTTACACGGTTGATTTACAATACAGAACTGTAATTGGTGACTTGAATGAATTGTTTTACTGCGACGTTCCAGAGTTAGATACCAATTTGGTATTGCTTTCGAATGGTTGGTATTACAATCAGAATAGAGAATTAGATATTCCTAAAGGTGTTATTGTTTG
It encodes the following:
- the sufC gene encoding Fe-S cluster assembly ATPase SufC; this translates as MGPNGAGKSTLASVLAGRELFEVTEGEVVFEQKDLLDLSPEARAKEGIFLGFQYPIEIPGVSTVNFMKTAVNEHRKYKGLEPLKAADFLKLMRDKKNLVEIDSKLTNRSVNEGFSGGEKKKNEIFQMAMLEPKLAVLDETDSGLDIDALRVVANGVNKLKNAENSTVVITHYQRLLDYIVPDVVHVLFDGRIVKTAGKELALELEEKGYDWIKEENGK